AAAGTGTTTGATAGCGCGGAAGCCCATCACCGCAGGCAATGTAGCTTCATGGCCATCTCCCCCCTTCCCGCAGCCTGCCCTCTCCCTCTGGCCCCTTtcccttctgcccctttcccccctgcccttctccctccagcccctctcccccctgcccctctcctctctgattctttcccccctgccctctcccggCTCCTCTGTCCCCgtccctttccctgccctgtcccctctccctctctcccatccctccttctgtccttctccccctgccctctcagcccctctcctttgcccctctcctcctgccctctcccctgccctccccctgcccctctccccgtTCCTCTCCCCGTTCCTCTTCCCATTCCTCTCCCttgcccccctccccatccctttccccGTTCCTCTCCCcgtgcccctctccctgccctctcccgccatccctctccccatccctctccccccccgcctcagccccgccGGGGACCGGGCAGCGCCCGCACCGCGCCCGCTACAAGGGCGCCACCTGGCGGCCGCGGCGGTAGCTGCAGCGCCTCCcagcgggccggggcgggggcgcaCGGTGGGACACGGGGGGCCCTGGGGAGGGTTGAGGGGGGGCACGGCGGGTCACCGCCGGGGGACAGCCCGAGGGGGACACtaagggacatggggggggacgtggggggcacAGGAGTGCAGGTTGAGACACGGCGGGGGGCACagccccctccatctcccctcgGTGCCCACCGCGGCTCCCCGGGGCATGCGCTGAGCTGTGCCCGGCCTCGGCCCTCGGTGCCCCCTGGGTGCCCCAGGATGTGCGGGGAGGGTGCCCGGGCCTCTCCACTGGCCGTGTTTCTGCCAAGGCTACTTATTTCCAGGCACATTCCCCCTACAATTAGCACATGctctttaattaattttcctcttttattgctTCGCCCAAATTATCTCAACTATGGCGCCATTCGGCGTGCGCGCAGCCGATAATGCTGCTATTTATGGCTTTCTCCCGTCAATGCCGTGGCTCGGGAGGCCAGGACGGCCGCCTCCTCCTGGGGCCGCATCCTGTGCACAGCACAGGGCACATCTCCGGGACGGGCCAGCAGCCCAGGGATAGGGGTGTCatctgtccttgtccccatcacCTGCCCTGTCCTCAGGCCAGCCAgatcccagctttttttttttttgcaagcggcagctcttccccagacccctgagctgggCAAATGCCTCCTGAACATTACTGCGGCGATGTATCCTTCCGAGAGAAAATGGAGCTGAATCAGGCAAAGCTGCTAAATTAAGTCTGTCTGGAATAAGCCATTAAACATTGGAACCTTCTGAAAACCGAGGGGAGACGGATAAAACCATCAGAAAGCTCCTGAAGACGCTGACCCCCAGAAAGGGGCTGCGGggttggggagtgggggggatgAGCAAGGGTGATTCCAAGGAAAGGGAAGGATGCTCCCAAACGCCCCCACACtgggaactgaggcacagggatGTGTCCAAGGACACAGAGGCCGTCCGTGGCACAGGAGATGGGCTTCAGCCACCAGCCAGCACCGGGCCACACGGGCCACCCCCATGGCCCCCTCGGCATGAGCACCAGGGACGGGGTGGCCACCACTGCTGGCTTCAAACTGCAGCTCTGAGCTGCCCAGGAATCCGTCTTTCTACCTTTAATAAgcttttcccctttaaaaataatcataaccAATAAACAAATGTTCCAGCCAGTGTATATAAGCATCAAATTAAGTAGCTACGCGCATTTGTTATATTTGATATAGCCTTGTTAACTGGAAATTCCTGGGTTTGGAATATGTATTGATTTCAGCAAACATATATTATTTTACTGTAAGTACCAACAGCCATTGTAGTTAATATAcaacagtttaatttaaaatgcattagtttaataaaaatgcataaaatagaAGAGAATTGCATTAGCTTCAATAAAAAATTCAATTTCATAAATATTATCCAGTGTTAAAATGCATTGATTTCCCAGGAAAATGTATTGGTCAGAGGTAATTTACATTGGTTTGAATGGGAATGTACCGGCGTGTATACATATGTATTAGTTTAGTCAAATGTATCTGATCGCAGGAAAAAATATCGGTTGGAGCAAAAGATATTCATAAGGAAACCACAACGGCGTGGGGCGAGCGGCTGCACGGGCTGGCTCTGGAGCATCCCAGCACACCGACGCGGCCGCGCTCGGCCAGCCCTGGGGCCTGGACACCCCCAAAACAGCTCCGTCGATGTCCAGACTTGGGGTTACCCGTGGGCACGAtgctgctgggctccctgggACAGCGGGAGCCTGTTATCGGCCGCGGGCAGGACTTGGCGCGGGCGCAGGCACACGTCTCGCTCAGGCAGAGCGCACGCCGTGCAAAGGGCCGGGGTTAATCAACTCCTTTTGACTCCATTTTTTATCGAGCTCAAGAGGGGCTGTCCTATTAATTAGAAAGGCTTTTTCATGTAAAACACAGGCTCTTTTGCAGATAAGAAGGGACGATGCTTGATTTGGCCATGGCACAGATCCGTGTGTTATTCCCTGACATCCATTCACAGGCTGCAGCCGCTTCCCAGCAGCTCTTTTGTTCACCACAGAGCTCCGTATGcgtatatgtacatacatacatttaaAGCACTCAGTTTTTCCCGGATGCCAGTAAGTCCCCTGATACCCAcatcaggggaaggaaaagatgtTCCTGGAGCTGCCTCCATCCCCAGGCTGGACCGGGGTCCTCAGCGGGGGGGTGGGCAGGATCCGGCCCGTGCAGTATGGAGGATTCCATCTGACGGCAAGAAGTGAGCAGCGGAGCAGATGCGTCGTCTTACAAATTACGGCAGAAACACAGGCAGCCATCTGCACCCCATCCCCGGCCAGCATTTCTGTGCCCGGCTCGGCCCCTGCGTGCCCAGCCGGCCCCTCGAAGCCCCCAGCCACCATCACGCCCCCAACCACAACGTGGGCAACAGCGGGGAAAGACCGAGATCTGGTCTCTTCCAGGCTGGGCAGGCAAAAATGATgctcacccccccaaaaaagaaattCTGGGAAATCTCCATGGCTCTAGGGCTGCCTCCCGTGCCACCAGCCAAGCCCTGGCACGGACATGGAGCCAGTGCCCAGGCGGCACCAGCGGCTCCACAGCCGACCAGTCCCGTTAAACCGCTACACATCACTTCCCTGATGCTTATGGATTTTTCCTTAATGCCACAAATTAAGGTAATTGGGCTCGGCTGGCCGATGAATCCAGCTGAActtggcaggaggagggagcgTCCATGCCGAGATTGATCCCCCTCATCCCCGGCTGTGCCAGCGTGCCCAGGGCTGGTCCtcgccccagctctgccccccagcTCTCTCGCCTGCCCTTTTGCTCCCAAAACCCATCCTGAAATCCCTTCCCTCAGCTGCAGCTCCGTCCAGATGAGGCAGTCATTCCTGGATCAGGAGTTTTCTCCTCTCCAGGCACTTTTCCCTACCCGTTTCCCTGCTGCCTAGTTAAACCCTCTGTGCAATGCCATCCTCGCTGGCATGGCCACGGCGGCCGGGCGTCGAGGTGCGACCGAGCAGTGAGTGCCAGGGACTAAACATGATATTTGTGTCCTCTGGGGGAACGAGGGCAGCGTCTGGGCACAGCCCAGAGCTCCAGGGATCCTGTTTCACGCCGCCTTtgttcccagccctgtcccagcccttCCCGATGGCCTCCTCGGCACACGGAGGGGACAATGCCGGGCAGGGGTGCGGGCAGCCAAGCCATGCCAGCAGCCCCCTGCGCCCCAGCCACTGGGCCACAGCCGTGCAGGGATGGCAGAGCCTGGGGGGCTGGCAGGCATCATTGGACCCCCCACACCATTCCCAGCCCAGCACACCCATGCCGCCAgggcaaggagagagggaggggagataAAATGAACAGGCTAAAAATACTGAAGACAAAACAGAACCCCCCCCGCCCTGATCGCCAGCGTTTCTGCTCCACGAGGGTGCCAGGGAAAAGTCTCAGATGCCGGCAGAGGTTTTGCAGggttgctgcctgcctgcctgcggaCTCAGTGGCTCCTTCTGGCCAGGGCAGCCGTGCCGTGCCCGGGCTGGTGACCGCAGTGGCCGGCAGTGTGAGTGCCACCACTCTTGGATGCTGCAGGATGGGGCTGCCAGCGCCTGGGATGGGGAGAGTTAATCGTGCACGTCTTGTCGGGACCAGGGCGAGCAAGTGTTTGGCTTAGCTGAGTGACAGATGCCTCGGTGGGGGGTGACACATGACAGAGAAGCCCTTCGTGCCTTTGCGGGAGCTCAGCATCCACCTCAGGCCTCATCCCGGTGCTCTCGGATGGGGTGCTGCATCTGAGCTGGCGCTGTGGCAGGATGGTCCCCTTTGTCCAGAGACATAGTGGCCGGCAGCCCCTTCTGCTCTTCGAGCATCACAAGCGATGGGACCCCATTGCACCCAGGGCAGCGGGGCTCCTGCACCTCCAGCAGACGAGCAACACCTGGCTTTGCCATGCCAGCGCTGTGATGGGGCATGAAGGCTCCCAAAGACAGCTGGCAGGACCGGGGGGAAACATCCATGTCTCAAAGCTTGGGGGACTGTAGCCAGGGGTTCCCCCGGGCCAAGACCTCCCTGCATGTcccagaggaggggaaaagcccAGCCGCAGCCCGAGTGACAAACGCAGGTGGGATTGCTCCGGTGCAGTCCCCGCTGCGGGTCAGCATCTCCAGTGTGGGAGCTGCGGGGCCTCCTGGCACTTCATTAACCTTGAAACCCTCTCTGTCTCACATGTCACGTCAGCCGGTGACAACAACAAGCTGCTATTCCAGATTagagagagagggacagagaaagtCAGAGACAACAGGGTTGGGGGCGGCTAACTTACCTATTACTGCCAAAAGTGGGCATGGGGTTATTTTTAACCCGGAGTGGGATGTATTTATTGTTTCAGCCCAGGGGAAGCGAGGGACTGCCTCCGAGACACCTCTCACAGCGACATCGGCAGCTCTGGGAAGCCATGGTGAGTACCGAGAGCCCGAACCTCCGGCGGGAAAAGGCAAAATCTGTTAGCTTTTTCACCAGGGTAGCTTTAACGGGCAGAGAGTGATGGAGGCAACAGGGATGCAACAGCCAAGGATCCCTCCTGCCCCAGAAAGGGAGAGAGCAAGCCAGGGAGCATCTGGCTGCACTGAAAGCATCCCATGGCGAACAGAGAGGCGTCTCCCATGCCAGCAGAGCTTTCTAACTGGCGCAGACCACTTTGGGGTCCAAATGCtatctttctgctttcccttccttcaTGCAGCCAGAGGAAGGGCCGTTGTGTCCCCCAAAACCTTCccgctctgcctcctcctggaTCCCTCCGATCAGAGGGAAAGGCTGCCGGAGCGCGCGGCCGGACCAAGGGACaatgggcagggtgggagggcGAGCGGCTCTGTCCTCCGCTCCTGTTCAAAAGACGCATCAAGCCATTTCTGCTTGTTTCAAGCCTCCGTACAGGAGGACGAAGATTTTTTTAGATAAGTAAACTTCCTAATAAGTGCTGTGTTCTTAGCGAGAGGCTCAGAAAGGCAAGGAAGCACCTACCAACTACAGCCCTTGCGTGCAACCTCAgcagccctcccagcagcactCGCCCCAGTGCCGATCCTTTTACCTGCCGTAGCCTTTGGTGGGGAAGTGATTTCCCAACTCATCTTTCCTCAGACCTATTTGCCTAAATTCCTCACGAAAGCAAAGATGAAGCTGTAATTTAAGCAGGAATCCTAACGTCCCTCAGTATCTTGGAGGGTTGCGTGTGCCCAGAGCTCCTGAGCAATGGAAAACCACCAAGCACCCAAgtgcagcggcagcagcagcagctcagagctaCCCTGAAGGACTCACAACTAAGAATAGGGTAGTTTCATGTTTTTATTCCACACCATAAAAAGCCAGTGAGTTAGTGATACATACTTGAACCCCTGCAGGCACCCAAGAAAGCCAAGAAGAGGATTGAAGGTGCTAATTCCAACGTCTTCTCCATGTTCGAGCAGGCCCAGATCCAGGAATTCAAAGAGGTAGGTGGGTTTGGTAGAAATGACCGAGGGTCCTTGACGCGATGTGACCTTCAGCTCTTTCCTCAGCACTTTCAGATCGGTGACAGCTGGTTTGCAACAAGAGGCAGCTTGCCCGGTTTtgagtcattttattttaaaagcgcAAATAAGAACTTGGTGACATTGTTAAATATGGCATTGCCTCGAAGCTTCCCAGGAGCCTGCACTCCGCAGAGGAGCCGGCAGCATCCAGGAGAGCAGGAGAACATCTCCCAGCCAGCTCCCACCTGCTGTGCCAGGAGCTCTTCACGACTCATACCCTGCACGGCTGGCACACGGTCCTTTGTAGATCCCAGTTACAGGGATAACTGGTCCCAGTTGGGGGAGCTGATGGCTCAGACTGCCCTCCCCACTTGGCGAGAGGACTTTGTCCAAGGCAGAGGGTCTGTAGGGCATTAGGGCTTGGGCTGCCGTAGGAAGCCGTCACCCTGCACTGCCCAAGGGCACAGGAGCCAGGATTGCTGCTGGATTGAGTTGTTGCTCCCTCACTGGGCGAGGGCCTCTGAAGCCCCATCCCAGGCAGGGCTCAAAGTGCCCTTGTCCCACCCAAGTCGAAGGGAGGACAGTACTAAAGCCTTTGCAAAGGCCAACAGCGATCCCTgagctccctgctctcctcctgtgCTTCCAGGCATTCACCATCATGGATCAGAACCGGGATGGCTTCATCGACAAGGCGGATCTGAGAGACACGTTTGCTGCACTTGGTGAGCCCCCTTTTAGGACCCTCCCCTCCCCAACAACTTTGACGACGTTAGACCTATTCAGTGAGAAACCAGCTGTGAGCCTCCACTTAGCCAAGCCCCAGTGGTTAACCAGATCTCCTGTTTTGCGGAAAACCTCCTGATCTGAAACCGCTTCTGTTAGCCGGTGAGATCCCACGCGGGGTGACTCGGAGCTGCTGCTGTAGCAGCGGGTGTTTAATCCCGCAGGTACGAGAGAAAAGCCAGCTCCTGGATCATAGACAGCCAAATGCTCCCTGTCTCCTCACGTGCTAAGAAGCACCTGGCTGTGCCCATCCCACGGCATCCCTGGGTTTATGGGCATTAGGGGGATTTACAGGATTTGTGGGAAGCTGTGAAGTTGTGAGCTTGGCTCTTGCATCACGGAGGCCAGCACAAACCAGTAACGGGGACAGAAAGTCCCAAAGACAACCAACCTCAGGCAAAAGGATGTAGGCATTCAGTCCTGTTCACTTCTGACACTGGGGACTTGGGGGGACCACAGCACTCATGGTTTTGGCCCAAAACATCTTCCAAGGAGGGCTGAAGCTGGCTGATCCATGGGGCAGTGTGGCAAGGGAAGGAAGCAGTGCAGCTCAGCCCTTTGCAGCCCTCTCTTCTGTGATCCTGGAGCCCGAGAAACTAGAGCTGGAGATGTCCAGCTCACCTGTCCTCTGCTAGCACATGATTCTCCCTTCCTCACTTCTGCTACTGCCGTTCCTTGTCAGAAGTGCCTCCCCAGGACTGTGCTGCTTCCCTTgggtggaaaaaaacctccatgGGAAGGCCCCCCTGGTGTGTCTTTTAGCCGCCGGCACATAGAGCAGAGCCCAGAGGTCTGCACACATTTGCAGCCAGACATGGGCAAACGATTCACCAAACGTTGCTCTCTCCTAGGGCGCCTGAATGTGAAAAACGAGGAGATCGATGAGATGATAAAGGAGGCACCCGGCCCAATCAACTTCACAGTGTTCCTCACCATGTTTGGGGAGAAACTCAAGGGTGAGAGGTCACCTGGGGAGACTGGGGGGCGGGTGTTTGTGGGCACCCACACCACCAACAATATCCTGTCCCACCTGGGAAAGCCACTCAACTCCTGGGGTCTCCGTCACCCTTCCAGGTGAGTGGTTACAGAGTGACTTTGACCCAACAGCCCCATCCGGCTGCACCCTGTAGCACTGACGCAACCCAAGGCATGCAGCCTCCCCGCAGATCTCCAGGAGGCTACGCGGCCCCAAGGGCCTGTGCCTGGAGCTCTATAAATACACCCAAAAGATTAGATAGACGCCGGATGCCATGGTGGTGGCGACACCACCTGCTTTGTCGGCACACCACAACCCTACATCTGCTCCTCTACATGCTACCACCTGTGCTTGAGGTCCCAGCTGCAGGGTTGGCGTTCCCATGGGCTCCCTGCTTCCCAGTGCACCCCCCGTCTTCCCCCCAAAggctgggggaagcaggaggctgcagctggcTTCCTCCTCCGACGGCCGTGGCTGTGTCATCTGCAGGTGCTGACCCGGAGGAGACGATCCTGAATGCATTCAAGGTGTTTGATCCAGAGGGAAAAGGCCTGAAATCCGCCTAGTGAGTGCAGGGGTgcttggggtgggagggtgggcatccccaccgagcccccccccagTGCTTACCACGCTCTCTTGTTTGCAGCATCAAAGAAATGCTGATGACGCAGGGCGAGAGGTTTTCCCAGGAAGAGGTACGAGCTCCTTCCCACCCTCTGCCAGCCTCCCGTGCCCTCCATCCCAACAGaaaccccatccctcctcccagccccagccacaaACCCCTTCTGTGCTGCCTTTTCACCCTGGCTTTTTCCTGGCAGATCGATCAGATGTTTGCAGCCTTCCCCCCAGACATGTCTGGCAACCTGGATTACAAAAACCTTGTCCATGTCATTACGCATGGCGAAGAGAAGGACTAGCCCATGCTTGGCGCCGGGGCTGGCACCGTGAGATCGCCTCTCTCTAGGTTGGAAGGACGGTTCCCTTTGCCTCTCCCCCTGGGAAACACATGAATGGCCTCCACATTAAACTGCCTTTTGGCGAGAGGAAATCCAGCTGCTGGTGTGAGTGGTGCTTGGGTTTGTGTCGTGTGTCTGCGCAATGCATCTGTTCCCAGCGGGAGCCCCCAGACCCATCCCagaccccactgcccccagcctCCCAGCCCCAACGCACATCACCCTCACCTGCTCTCGGATGCCTCTGCCCTGCCATTTCCCAGCCCCAAACAGGCCATTTCACAGTGGGCTGTGGCTAGCAGCCATCTGGTCCCACCAGCCCAGGACCAGGAGCGAGCGCAGCCTTTCTTTATGCCTGCCTGCTTCTCCCACCTTAGCAGGGAACACCCAGCAAGTGCACccatcccatctgcatccccCCATaccctccctgtgtcccctcatACCCTCCCCAGACCCCTCAGGGCAGGCACGGTGCAGGACTGGGACCGTggtccccctctcctccctgtcaGCCATGCAATTCCCAGCTGTGGGAAGCACATTGGGTTGTGCAATGGGGACAGCACCTCACCATAGAGCAGCtgttcccagccctggctgcggcTGCTGTCAGCAGCAGGTGAAGACATGCCGAAATATCACCCAGCGAGCTTTTGAAGCCTGCAGAAGGTGTTGGGCTCCTTCcagaggggaagggagctggAACGAGAGAGCCGGGACGAAAAAGCAGAGGGGGAGCTCAAAAGTGAAACTGTTTATTTAACTTGTTCCCGCCGGGCTATCACACCTTGACGCTA
This Chroicocephalus ridibundus chromosome 13, bChrRid1.1, whole genome shotgun sequence DNA region includes the following protein-coding sequences:
- the MYL2 gene encoding myosin regulatory light chain 2, ventricular/cardiac muscle isoform, giving the protein MGLFLTRSGMYLLFQPRGSEGLPPRHLSQRHRQLWEAMAPKKAKKRIEGANSNVFSMFEQAQIQEFKEAFTIMDQNRDGFIDKADLRDTFAALGRLNVKNEEIDEMIKEAPGPINFTVFLTMFGEKLKGADPEETILNAFKVFDPEGKGLKSAYIKEMLMTQGERFSQEEIDQMFAAFPPDMSGNLDYKNLVHVITHGEEKD